A portion of the Cryptomeria japonica chromosome 5, Sugi_1.0, whole genome shotgun sequence genome contains these proteins:
- the LOC131030967 gene encoding eukaryotic peptide chain release factor subunit 1-3, translated as MADAQETDKNIQIWKIKKLIKALETARGSGTSMISLVMPPRDQISRVTKMLGDEFGTASNIKSRVNRQSVLGAITSAQQRLKLYSKVPPNGLVLYTGTIITDDGKEKKVTFDFEPFKPINASLYLCDSRFHTEALDELLASDEKFGFIVMDGNGTLFGTLSGNTREVLHKFTVDLPKKHGRGGQSALRFARLRMEKRHNYVRKTAELATQFFINPATSQPNVAGLILAGSADFKTELSQSDMFDARLQAKILNVVDVSYGGENGFNQAIELSAEILSNVKFIQEKRLIGKYFAEISQDTGKYVFGIDDTLKGLETGAVETLIVWESLDINRYILKNSVTGETLIKHLSKEAELDLDNFKDQDSGTVLEVLDKMSLLEWFATEYKNFGCTLEFVTNKSQEGSQFCRGFGGIGGILRYQLDLRTFDELSDEEGIYESE; from the coding sequence ATGGCAGATGCTCAGGAAACTGATAAGAACATTCAGATATGGAAGATCAAAAAATTAATTAAGGCCTTGGAGACTGCTAGGGGTAGCGGCACGAGTATGATTTCTTTGGTAATGCCTCCGAGGGATCAGATTTCTCGTGTCACGAAAATGCTTGGTGATGAGTTTGGAACTGCATCAAATATTAAGAGCAGGGTTAACCGACAATCAGTTTTAGGAGCAATAACTTCTGCTCAGCAAAGGCTGAAGCTTTACAGTAAAGTCCCACCAAATGGATTGGTGCTTTATACAGGAACTATTATCACAGAcgatggaaaagaaaagaaagtaacATTTGATTTTGAACCTTTCAAGCCCATAAATGCATCATTGTATCTTTGCGATAGTAGATTCCACACAGAGGCCCTGGATGAACTTCTTGCATCTGATGAGAAGTTTGGATTTATAGTTATGGATGGTAATGGGACTCTTTTTGGGACCTTGAGTGGTAACACTCGCGAAGTGCTTCATAAGTTCACTGTAGATTTGCCCAAGAAGCATGGAAGGGGAGGACAATCAGCTTTGCGTTTTGCACGTCTTCGTATGGAGAAACGCCACAATTATGTTCGAAAAACTGCAGAGCTAGCAACTCAGTTCTTTATCAATCCTGCTACCAGTCAGCCAAACGTTGCTGGTTTGATTTTGGCAGGGTCTGCAGATTTTAAGACTGAATTGAGCCAATCTGATATGTTTGATGCCAGGCTTCAGGCAAAGATACTTAATGTTGTTGATGTGTCATATGGTGGAGAGAATGGATTTAATCAGGCTATTGAGCTGTCTGCTGAGATTCTATCAAATGTCAAGTTTATTCAAGAAAAGCGCCTGATAGGGAAATATTTTGCAGAAATAAGTCAGGATACAGGTAAGTATGTATTTGGTATTGATGACACTTTAAAGGGTCTGGAGACGGGAGCTGTTGAAACGCTGATTGTGTGGGAGAGCCTAGATATTAACAGATATATCCTAAAGAATAGTGTCACTGGTGAAACTCTCATTAAGCACCTAAGCAAAGAGGCAGAGCTTGATTTAGACAATTTCAAGGATCAAGACTCAGGAACAGTGCTAGAAGTTCTAGACAAGATGTCCTTGTTGGAGTGGTTTGCTACTGAATACAAAAATTTTGGCTGTACGCTTGAATTTGTGACTAATAAATCACAGGAAGGTTCTCAGTTCTGCAGAGGATTTGGTGGAATTGGTGGGATCCTAAGATACCAGTTAGATTTGCGAACCTTTGATGAGTTGTCTGACGAGGAGGGTATCTATGAATCTGAATGA